A section of the Posidoniimonas corsicana genome encodes:
- the ilvN gene encoding acetolactate synthase small subunit has protein sequence MRHVLSALVQNVPGVLAHVAGMLASRGYNIDSLAVGETEDPHLSRMTFVVVGDDSVLDQVRKQLEKIVTVVTVTDISAQDHVERDLMLIKVSSEGGKRAEIRELTDIFRGRVVDVAPDEIMIELAGQEKKIQAFIDMMRPFGILEVARTGRIAMVRSVNRPLGSTGLKAAVGVSS, from the coding sequence ATGCGTCACGTCCTTTCCGCCCTGGTGCAAAACGTCCCCGGCGTGCTGGCCCACGTGGCCGGGATGCTCGCGTCCCGCGGCTACAACATCGACAGCCTGGCGGTCGGCGAGACCGAAGACCCGCACCTGTCGCGGATGACCTTCGTGGTGGTCGGCGACGACAGCGTGCTCGACCAGGTCCGCAAGCAGCTGGAGAAGATCGTCACCGTCGTGACGGTGACCGACATCAGCGCCCAGGACCACGTCGAGCGGGACCTGATGCTCATCAAGGTCAGCAGCGAGGGCGGCAAGCGGGCCGAGATCCGCGAGCTGACCGACATCTTCCGCGGACGCGTGGTGGACGTCGCGCCCGACGAAATAATGATCGAGCTGGCCGGCCAGGAGAAGAAGATCCAGGCCTTCATCGACATGATGCGGCCGTTCGGCATCCTCGAGGTCGCCCGCACCGGGCGGATCGCGATGGTGCGGTCGGTCAACCGCCCGCTCGGCTCGACCGGCCTGAAGGCGGCGGTGGGCGTTTCTAGCTGA
- a CDS encoding ribonuclease H-like domain-containing protein: MLSDSLRQRLEALNRQQLPAAPAPIAKRAAAATPPAANQAAPVGFAAEAAIEENELGAHALHTIPLGELWPKGPGLVAGRLEHLATTDTDGELGDLVSALPDRAALLDLETCGLSGAALFLVGLLRWIDGQPTVELLFARSYAEEAAVLESLWRRLDGVDVLVTYNGKSFDWPMVLDRSRRHLLHKRRELRQPRHVDLLHHARRKWKGVLPDCKLQTIESQVCRRPRGDDIPGGQIPAAYDAYVRTGRDDEMQQVRRHNALDLATLLDIAMRVAG, translated from the coding sequence ATGCTCAGCGACTCGCTCCGCCAACGCCTGGAGGCCCTCAACCGGCAGCAGCTGCCCGCTGCGCCGGCGCCGATCGCCAAGCGGGCGGCGGCCGCCACGCCGCCCGCGGCCAACCAGGCGGCGCCGGTCGGGTTCGCTGCCGAGGCGGCCATCGAAGAAAACGAGCTCGGCGCGCACGCGTTGCACACGATCCCGCTCGGAGAGCTATGGCCCAAGGGCCCCGGCCTGGTGGCGGGGCGGCTCGAGCACCTGGCGACGACCGACACCGACGGCGAGCTGGGCGACCTGGTCAGCGCGCTGCCCGACCGCGCGGCGTTGCTCGACCTGGAGACCTGCGGCCTGTCGGGCGCGGCGTTGTTCCTGGTCGGCCTGCTGCGGTGGATCGACGGCCAGCCGACGGTCGAGCTGCTGTTCGCCCGCAGCTACGCCGAGGAGGCCGCCGTGCTGGAGAGCCTGTGGCGGCGGCTCGACGGGGTTGATGTGCTAGTCACCTACAACGGCAAGAGCTTCGACTGGCCGATGGTGCTGGACCGGTCGCGGCGGCACCTGCTCCACAAGCGCCGCGAGCTGCGGCAGCCGCGGCACGTCGACCTGCTGCACCACGCCCGGCGGAAGTGGAAAGGGGTGCTGCCGGACTGCAAGCTGCAGACCATCGAGAGCCAGGTGTGCCGCCGCCCGCGGGGCGACGACATCCCCGGCGGCCAGATCCCGGCGGCCTACGACGCGTACGTCCGCACCGGCCGCGACGACGAGATGCAGCAGGTCCGGCGGCACAACGCGCTGGACCTGGCGACCCTGCTGGATATCGCGATGCGCGTGGCCGGGTAA
- a CDS encoding SDR family oxidoreductase: MPSNKTAIVTGASRGIGAAIAKKLAAQGARVAVNYASSEGDAAAVVGEITDAGGQAMAVQADVSQPDQAAQLFDAAESKFGQVDILVNNAGVAIYQRVEETTDEQFDRVFAINVKGVFNMCRLASTRLADGGRVINLSSSTTRMMLPAYGPYSATKAAVEQLTRVLAKELGGRGITVNAVAPGPTDTELFSEGKSDDQIAMLGKMAALGRIGTPPEIAEIVAHLASDSAGWVTAQVVPVNGGIA, translated from the coding sequence ATGCCGAGCAACAAGACCGCCATCGTCACCGGAGCCTCGCGCGGCATCGGCGCCGCCATCGCCAAGAAGCTAGCCGCCCAGGGCGCCCGCGTTGCGGTGAACTACGCCTCCAGCGAAGGTGATGCCGCCGCAGTGGTCGGCGAGATCACCGACGCAGGTGGCCAAGCGATGGCGGTGCAGGCCGACGTGAGCCAGCCAGACCAAGCCGCCCAGCTATTCGACGCGGCCGAGTCCAAGTTCGGCCAGGTCGACATCCTGGTGAACAACGCGGGCGTGGCAATCTACCAGCGGGTGGAAGAAACCACCGACGAGCAGTTTGACCGTGTGTTCGCCATTAACGTGAAGGGCGTGTTCAACATGTGTCGGCTGGCGAGCACTCGGCTGGCCGATGGCGGGCGGGTCATCAACCTCTCGTCGAGCACCACGCGGATGATGCTGCCCGCGTACGGGCCCTACTCGGCCACCAAGGCGGCTGTCGAGCAGTTGACCCGCGTGCTCGCCAAGGAGCTCGGCGGACGCGGGATCACGGTCAACGCGGTCGCGCCCGGCCCAACCGATACCGAGCTGTTTTCCGAGGGCAAGTCGGACGATCAGATCGCGATGCTTGGCAAGATGGCCGCGTTGGGGCGCATCGGCACGCCGCCGGAGATCGCCGAGATCGTCGCGCATCTCGCGAGCGACTCCGCGGGCTGGGTCACGGCCCAGGTCGTTCCGGTGAATGGCGGCATCGCCTAA
- the ilvD gene encoding dihydroxy-acid dehydratase, producing MLNKYSSQITQPKSQGASQAMLYGTGMSEEDMNLPQVGIASMWYEGNTCNMHLLDLAGQVKQGMAPAGLVGMRFNTIGVSDGISMGTSGMSYSLQSRDLIADSIETVMQAQWYDALVALPGCDKNMPGCLIAMGRLNRPAIMIYGGTIKPGFTKSGDGQEKRDIVSAFQCYGEWLAGRITEEERKDIVQHSCPGAGACGGMYTANTMASAIEAMGMSLPYSSSIPAEHPDKQKECHEAARAIRKLLELDLKPRDIMTRAAFENAMVLIMAVGGSTNAVLHLLAMARSVGVDLSIDDFQKVSDKTPYLADLKPSGSFVQEDLHSVGGTPAVMKMLLEADLIDGSCMTVTGKTIAENLESLTGLKEGQSIVRPLDKPLKATGHLRIMRGNFCPDGAVAKITGKEGLTFTGTANCFDSEEDMLHALEDKKINRGDVVIIRYEGPQGGPGMPEMLTPTSAIMGAGLGQDVAMITDGRFSGGSHGFIVGHVTPEAQVGGPIALVQNGDKITVDAEANLITLDVSDDELAKRKAAWQAPEYKATRGTLYKYIKNVKSASEGCVTDE from the coding sequence ATGCTCAACAAGTACTCCAGCCAGATCACCCAACCCAAGTCTCAGGGCGCCAGCCAGGCCATGCTGTACGGAACCGGCATGAGCGAGGAGGACATGAACCTGCCACAGGTCGGCATCGCCAGCATGTGGTACGAGGGGAACACCTGCAACATGCACCTCTTGGACTTAGCGGGCCAGGTGAAGCAGGGCATGGCGCCCGCCGGGCTGGTCGGCATGCGGTTCAACACCATCGGCGTGTCGGACGGCATCTCGATGGGCACCAGCGGCATGAGCTACAGCCTGCAGTCGCGCGACCTGATCGCCGACAGCATCGAGACCGTGATGCAGGCCCAGTGGTACGACGCGCTGGTCGCCCTGCCCGGCTGCGACAAGAATATGCCCGGCTGCCTGATCGCGATGGGCCGGCTGAACCGCCCGGCGATCATGATCTACGGCGGCACCATCAAGCCCGGGTTCACCAAGAGCGGCGACGGCCAGGAGAAGCGCGACATCGTCTCCGCGTTCCAGTGCTACGGCGAGTGGCTGGCCGGACGCATCACCGAGGAGGAGCGGAAGGACATCGTGCAGCACAGCTGCCCCGGCGCCGGCGCGTGCGGCGGCATGTACACCGCCAACACCATGGCCAGCGCCATCGAGGCGATGGGGATGAGCCTGCCGTACAGCTCCTCGATCCCCGCCGAGCACCCAGACAAGCAGAAGGAGTGCCACGAGGCGGCCCGGGCGATCCGCAAGCTGCTGGAGCTCGACCTCAAGCCGCGCGACATCATGACCCGCGCTGCGTTTGAGAACGCGATGGTGCTGATCATGGCGGTCGGCGGGTCGACCAACGCGGTGCTCCACCTGCTGGCCATGGCCCGCAGCGTCGGCGTCGACCTGTCGATCGACGACTTCCAGAAGGTCAGCGACAAGACGCCCTACCTGGCCGACCTGAAGCCGTCGGGCAGCTTCGTGCAGGAGGACCTGCACTCGGTGGGCGGCACGCCGGCGGTGATGAAGATGCTGCTCGAGGCCGACCTGATCGACGGCTCCTGCATGACGGTCACCGGCAAGACCATCGCCGAGAACCTCGAGAGCCTGACCGGCCTGAAGGAAGGCCAGTCGATCGTCCGCCCGCTCGACAAGCCGCTCAAGGCGACCGGCCACCTCCGCATCATGCGCGGCAACTTCTGCCCCGACGGCGCCGTGGCCAAGATCACCGGCAAGGAGGGCCTGACCTTCACCGGCACGGCCAACTGCTTCGACAGCGAAGAGGACATGCTGCACGCCCTGGAGGACAAGAAGATCAACAGGGGCGATGTCGTGATCATCCGCTACGAGGGCCCCCAGGGCGGCCCCGGCATGCCGGAGATGCTCACCCCCACCAGCGCCATCATGGGTGCGGGCCTGGGCCAGGACGTGGCGATGATCACCGACGGCCGCTTCAGCGGCGGCAGCCACGGCTTCATCGTGGGCCACGTCACGCCCGAGGCCCAGGTCGGCGGCCCGATCGCCCTGGTCCAGAACGGCGACAAGATCACCGTCGACGCCGAGGCCAACCTGATCACGCTCGACGTGAGCGATGACGAGCTCGCCAAACGCAAAGCCGCCTGGCAGGCGCCCGAGTACAAAGCCACCCGCGGCACGCTCTACAAGTACATCAAGAACGTGAAGAGCGCTAGTGAGGGGTGCGTGACGGATGAGTGA
- a CDS encoding HAD family hydrolase has translation MTPKFLYFDLGNVLIRFCNDRMVRQMAAAAGVEEGVVREAAMATGTPADVQWRFECGQLTPDEYFAWFCDATRSAPDRAELELACSDIFEPIPESMELVAALAAAGHRLGILSNTNAVHWPFLTDGRYPQLNDAFELHVTSFDARAMKPDPSIYRLAAEQAGCELGELFFTDDRAENVAGAAACGIDAVRFESTEQLAGELQRRGVAW, from the coding sequence ATGACGCCTAAGTTCCTCTATTTTGATCTCGGCAACGTCCTGATCCGGTTCTGCAACGACCGCATGGTCCGCCAGATGGCGGCCGCCGCCGGTGTTGAAGAGGGCGTGGTCCGCGAGGCGGCCATGGCCACCGGCACCCCCGCCGACGTGCAGTGGCGGTTCGAGTGCGGGCAGCTGACCCCGGACGAGTACTTCGCCTGGTTCTGCGACGCCACCAGGTCGGCGCCCGACCGCGCCGAGCTCGAGCTGGCCTGCAGCGACATCTTCGAGCCGATCCCGGAGTCGATGGAGCTGGTCGCAGCGTTGGCGGCGGCGGGCCACCGGCTGGGCATCCTGTCGAACACCAACGCGGTGCACTGGCCGTTCCTGACCGACGGGCGCTACCCGCAGCTCAACGACGCGTTCGAGCTGCACGTCACGAGCTTCGACGCCCGCGCGATGAAGCCGGACCCCAGCATCTACCGCCTGGCCGCCGAACAGGCGGGCTGCGAACTGGGCGAGCTGTTCTTCACCGACGACCGGGCGGAGAACGTCGCGGGGGCGGCGGCGTGCGGGATCGACGCGGTCCGCTTCGAGTCGACCGAGCAGCTGGCGGGCGAGCTGCAACGCCGCGGCGTCGCTTGGTAA
- a CDS encoding peroxiredoxin yields the protein MSVLVQKEAPDFTAQAVMPDGTFKELKLSDYRGKYVLLFFYPLDFTFVCPTEIIAFSDAAAKFEEKGVQILGCSVDSHFSHFAWTQTTRDAGGIGKTGYPLVADLSKQIARDYDVLLDGGVALRGLFLIDKDGVVRHQVVNDLPLGRSIDEALRMVEALQYFEKNGEVCPANWKEGARTIKPSIDESKEFFNAEYAK from the coding sequence ATGAGCGTTCTCGTCCAGAAAGAAGCCCCCGATTTCACCGCCCAGGCGGTCATGCCGGACGGGACGTTCAAGGAACTGAAGCTGTCGGACTACCGCGGCAAGTACGTGCTGCTGTTCTTCTACCCGCTGGACTTCACCTTCGTCTGCCCGACCGAGATCATCGCGTTCTCCGACGCGGCCGCCAAGTTCGAGGAGAAGGGCGTGCAGATCCTCGGCTGCTCGGTCGACAGCCACTTCTCGCACTTCGCGTGGACGCAGACCACGCGTGACGCGGGCGGCATCGGCAAGACCGGCTACCCGCTGGTGGCCGACCTCAGCAAGCAGATCGCCCGCGACTACGACGTGCTGCTGGACGGCGGCGTGGCGCTGCGGGGCCTGTTCCTGATCGACAAGGACGGCGTCGTGCGTCACCAGGTGGTGAACGACCTGCCGCTGGGCCGCAGCATCGACGAGGCGCTCCGCATGGTCGAGGCGCTGCAGTACTTCGAGAAGAACGGCGAGGTCTGCCCCGCCAACTGGAAGGAAGGCGCCCGGACCATCAAGCCCTCGATCGACGAGAGCAAAGAGTTCTTCAACGCCGAGTACGCCAAGTAG
- a CDS encoding response regulator — MSTRVLVADDSSTMRKIILRSLNAVGVPSAIEAADGEEAINAFKPGEFDLVLTDWNMPRKNGLEVIQEIRKQDTNVTIIMVTTEAEKSRVLEAIQAGVSDYLVKPFTADTLREKLEKHGC, encoded by the coding sequence ATGAGTACACGAGTTCTAGTGGCCGACGATTCGAGCACGATGCGGAAGATCATCCTCCGCTCGCTCAACGCGGTAGGGGTGCCCAGCGCGATCGAGGCCGCCGACGGCGAAGAAGCCATCAACGCCTTCAAGCCGGGCGAGTTTGACCTGGTCCTGACCGACTGGAACATGCCGCGGAAGAACGGCCTGGAGGTGATCCAGGAGATCCGCAAGCAGGACACCAACGTCACGATCATCATGGTCACGACCGAGGCCGAGAAGTCGCGCGTGCTGGAGGCCATCCAGGCCGGCGTCTCGGACTACCTGGTCAAGCCGTTCACGGCCGACACGCTCCGCGAGAAGCTCGAGAAGCACGGCTGCTAG
- a CDS encoding polyhydroxyalkanoic acid system family protein, whose translation MPQFDVTVPHGQSKDDAHERLKSFSEKVKEHYADMVKDVEQQWEGDTLHFGFKTMGVGIKGDLVVNENDVRVRGDLPFTAMMFKGKIESALRDEITRLLG comes from the coding sequence ATGCCCCAATTCGACGTCACGGTTCCCCACGGCCAGTCCAAGGACGACGCGCACGAGCGTCTGAAGAGCTTCTCCGAGAAGGTCAAGGAACACTACGCCGACATGGTGAAGGATGTCGAGCAGCAGTGGGAGGGCGACACCCTGCACTTCGGCTTCAAGACGATGGGCGTCGGCATCAAGGGCGACCTGGTGGTCAACGAGAACGACGTCCGCGTCCGCGGCGACCTGCCGTTCACCGCCATGATGTTCAAGGGCAAGATCGAGTCCGCCTTGCGGGACGAGATCACCCGCCTGCTGGGTTAA
- a CDS encoding (5-formylfuran-3-yl)methyl phosphate synthase — MPLSNWRRPPLSLLVSVRSTSEAAAALAGGAEVIDVKEPARGALGRADAEVVRSIARLVGSRRPVTAAAGDLGELAPAELAAWADESTACLVKVGVNLPVTQSAVEMLTALRGALPPGIGLAPALYADADHAPPNAQLLARLQAAASARWLVVDTADKSGPALTGLWRCDQLSQLIGDAGRAGLRLVLAGGVTAQHVATLGASLPDLLGVRGAVCEGGRGGLVREELVAEFAAAAATARRSHALIGP, encoded by the coding sequence GTGCCGCTAAGCAACTGGCGCCGTCCGCCGCTGAGCCTGCTGGTCAGCGTCCGCTCCACCAGTGAGGCCGCCGCCGCCCTCGCCGGCGGCGCGGAGGTAATCGACGTCAAGGAGCCGGCGCGCGGAGCGCTAGGCCGAGCCGACGCTGAGGTGGTGCGTTCCATCGCGCGGCTCGTAGGCAGCCGGCGTCCCGTGACCGCCGCGGCGGGGGACCTCGGCGAGCTCGCCCCAGCGGAGCTCGCCGCCTGGGCGGACGAGTCGACCGCCTGCCTGGTGAAGGTGGGCGTCAACCTGCCGGTGACGCAGTCGGCGGTCGAGATGCTGACAGCGCTCCGCGGTGCCCTGCCGCCCGGCATCGGGCTCGCGCCCGCCTTGTACGCCGACGCCGACCACGCGCCACCCAACGCCCAACTGCTCGCTCGGCTGCAAGCCGCCGCCTCCGCTCGCTGGCTGGTGGTGGACACCGCTGACAAGTCGGGGCCAGCCCTAACCGGGCTGTGGAGGTGCGACCAATTGTCGCAGCTCATCGGCGACGCCGGCCGCGCGGGCCTGCGGCTGGTGCTGGCGGGCGGCGTCACGGCGCAGCATGTCGCCACGCTCGGGGCCTCGCTCCCCGACCTGCTAGGCGTGCGCGGCGCGGTGTGCGAGGGGGGACGCGGCGGCTTGGTGAGGGAAGAACTGGTCGCCGAGTTCGCCGCCGCGGCCGCAACGGCGCGGCGTTCGCATGCGTTAATCGGCCCTTAG
- a CDS encoding sodium:proton antiporter, with the protein MSHESHHAASGGGKVVGAIVLLAVVYVGTLIAGLPQKATELIVASSAAHATDAHATDAHAADPHAADSHAVEGDAHGAADSHGAEADIVAPPVWTVIPFVLLLGAIAVLPLIPFTEHWWESNLHRFQLATVLGLLTLAYYGFLHEKPIEGHFPAHYVADYDATGFNWEEITAILGNAVAQEYVPFIVLLFSLYTICGGIRIEGDLQANPMTNAIFMGAGGLLASFIGTTGAAMLFIRPLLETNSERKHVVHTVVFFIFIVCNCGGCLLPIGDPPLFLGYLAGVDFFWTMSLWPAWLLCNGLLLVVYLLLDELVYYRRETEADITRDIRKIRHMKYMGLGLNGPLLLGVVAAVAFLDPSKTVPGTDWHPWLYLRELVQLGLVALSLALGSNAVRKANTFNYHAIQEVAALFIGIFICMQPALQILGLNGEYLEANFLNSPSRFYWVTGGLSSVLDNAPTYLVFFKTAQVPGVGGATAGVDVNTLTAISLGAVFMGAMTYIGNGPNFMVKAIAEKSGVKMPSFFGYMAYSCLILLPVLAVVGWRTF; encoded by the coding sequence ATGTCTCACGAGTCCCACCACGCCGCCAGCGGCGGTGGCAAAGTTGTCGGCGCGATTGTGTTGTTGGCGGTCGTCTATGTCGGCACGCTGATTGCGGGATTGCCGCAGAAGGCCACCGAGCTCATCGTCGCGAGCAGCGCCGCCCACGCGACGGACGCGCACGCCACCGACGCCCACGCGGCCGACCCTCACGCTGCCGACTCGCACGCGGTTGAGGGCGACGCTCACGGGGCCGCCGACTCCCACGGCGCCGAGGCGGACATTGTCGCCCCGCCGGTCTGGACCGTCATCCCGTTTGTGCTGCTGCTGGGCGCTATCGCGGTGCTGCCGCTGATCCCGTTCACGGAGCACTGGTGGGAGTCGAACCTGCACCGGTTCCAGCTCGCGACGGTGCTCGGTCTGCTGACACTGGCCTACTATGGATTCCTGCACGAGAAGCCGATCGAAGGCCACTTCCCCGCCCACTACGTGGCCGACTACGACGCCACCGGTTTCAACTGGGAAGAGATCACCGCCATCCTGGGCAACGCGGTCGCTCAGGAGTACGTGCCGTTCATCGTGCTGCTGTTCAGCCTGTACACCATCTGCGGCGGCATCCGCATCGAGGGCGACCTGCAGGCCAACCCGATGACCAACGCCATCTTTATGGGCGCGGGCGGGCTACTGGCCAGCTTTATCGGCACCACCGGCGCGGCGATGCTGTTTATCCGCCCGCTGCTGGAGACCAACAGCGAACGAAAGCACGTGGTGCACACGGTGGTGTTCTTCATCTTTATTGTCTGCAACTGCGGCGGCTGCCTGCTGCCGATCGGCGACCCGCCGTTGTTCTTGGGCTACCTGGCGGGCGTGGACTTTTTCTGGACGATGAGCCTGTGGCCGGCCTGGCTGCTGTGCAATGGCCTGCTGCTGGTAGTCTACCTGCTGCTGGACGAGCTGGTGTACTATCGCCGCGAGACCGAGGCCGACATCACCCGCGACATCCGCAAGATCCGCCACATGAAGTATATGGGGCTGGGGCTCAACGGCCCGCTGCTGCTGGGCGTGGTGGCGGCGGTGGCGTTCCTCGACCCGTCGAAGACCGTGCCTGGCACCGACTGGCACCCGTGGCTGTACCTGCGGGAGCTGGTGCAGCTAGGCCTGGTGGCGCTCTCGCTGGCGTTGGGGTCCAACGCGGTCCGCAAGGCGAACACCTTCAACTACCACGCGATCCAAGAGGTGGCGGCGCTGTTCATCGGCATTTTTATCTGCATGCAACCGGCGCTGCAGATCCTGGGCCTCAACGGCGAGTACCTGGAAGCCAACTTCCTGAACTCGCCGTCGCGGTTCTACTGGGTGACCGGCGGGCTCTCCAGCGTGTTGGACAACGCGCCCACGTACCTGGTGTTCTTCAAGACGGCTCAGGTTCCCGGGGTGGGAGGGGCAACCGCCGGCGTTGACGTGAACACCCTCACGGCCATCAGCCTGGGCGCGGTATTCATGGGCGCCATGACCTACATCGGCAACGGGCCGAACTTCATGGTCAAGGCGATCGCCGAGAAGTCGGGCGTCAAGATGCCGAGCTTCTTCGGCTACATGGCCTACAGCTGCCTGATCCTGCTGCCGGTGCTGGCGGTGGTCGGCTGGCGGACGTTCTAA
- a CDS encoding ribonuclease D has translation MSYEHVKSDAHLAEVLEKLRGAKQIGFDTEFVSEDTFRPELCLVQVASEDLMAVIDPQPIADMRPFWRLLAEGDHITIAHAAREELNFSLTAVGAPPANLFDTQIAAAFCSNEYPAAYSSVVSRFVGRKVAKGEQRTDWRRRPLTEDQLNYALEDVRYLFELHDKISAKIAKYHRESWLEEEMESFVAEVTAARSRKRWRKVSGIGNLGPRNLAIVRELWEWRQSEAERRDIPPRRVLRDDLIVELAKQKNAKPERIRSIRGMQYGQLKKVTPEIAACVQRGLDASLDEFKRKRGPAPPPQLNLLGQFLSPAIASVCRGKNVAASLTGTASDFRDMIADHLGYGTEDGEPPALAQGWRAELIGNLINDLLDGKKSIRIKNPKSEHPLAIDGVDDEEIDDDDDLLG, from the coding sequence TTGTCTTACGAACACGTAAAGAGCGACGCCCATCTGGCCGAGGTGCTGGAGAAGCTCCGCGGCGCCAAGCAGATTGGGTTCGACACGGAATTCGTCTCCGAGGACACGTTCCGCCCAGAGCTGTGCCTGGTGCAGGTCGCCTCGGAAGACCTGATGGCGGTGATCGACCCGCAGCCCATCGCGGACATGCGGCCGTTCTGGCGGCTGCTGGCCGAGGGCGACCACATCACCATCGCCCACGCGGCGCGTGAGGAGCTCAACTTCTCGCTGACCGCGGTCGGCGCGCCGCCCGCCAACCTGTTCGACACGCAGATCGCCGCGGCGTTCTGCAGCAACGAGTACCCGGCCGCGTACAGCTCGGTGGTGAGCCGGTTTGTCGGCCGCAAGGTGGCCAAGGGCGAGCAGCGGACCGACTGGCGCCGCCGCCCGCTGACCGAAGACCAGCTGAACTACGCGCTGGAGGACGTGCGGTACCTGTTCGAGCTGCACGACAAGATCTCCGCCAAGATCGCCAAGTACCACCGCGAGTCGTGGCTCGAGGAGGAGATGGAGTCGTTTGTCGCCGAGGTCACCGCCGCCCGCAGCCGCAAGCGGTGGCGTAAGGTGTCGGGGATCGGCAACCTCGGCCCCCGCAACCTGGCGATCGTCCGCGAGCTGTGGGAGTGGCGTCAGAGCGAGGCCGAGCGCCGCGACATCCCGCCGCGGCGCGTGCTGCGGGACGACCTGATCGTCGAACTCGCCAAGCAGAAGAACGCCAAGCCGGAACGCATCCGCTCGATCCGCGGCATGCAGTACGGCCAGCTCAAGAAGGTGACCCCCGAGATCGCCGCCTGCGTGCAGCGCGGGCTCGACGCGTCGCTCGACGAGTTCAAACGCAAGCGTGGCCCGGCGCCGCCGCCGCAGCTCAACCTGCTGGGGCAGTTCCTCTCGCCGGCCATCGCCAGCGTGTGCCGCGGCAAGAACGTGGCGGCCAGCCTGACCGGCACCGCCAGCGACTTCCGCGACATGATCGCCGACCACCTGGGCTACGGCACCGAGGACGGCGAACCGCCGGCGCTGGCGCAGGGGTGGCGGGCCGAGCTGATCGGCAACCTCATCAATGACCTGCTGGATGGCAAGAAGAGCATCCGCATCAAGAATCCCAAGAGCGAGCACCCGCTCGCCATCGACGGCGTCGACGACGAAGAGATCGACGACGACGATGATCTCTTGGGCTGA
- a CDS encoding Crp/Fnr family transcriptional regulator, whose amino-acid sequence MTESLWWLKQSDLFRRLSSEQLARLEAQSTRRTFAPRSPLMLPAEATDSVFLLTEGLLKVSHVSGDGRESILGYIEPGELFGELAILNDADRDDHVEAVERSSVVAMPAAEVRALMSEHADLAVAVTRLVGLRRQRIERRLRNLLFRSNRERLLHLLLDLAEQFGAPTEDGVELRVRLSHQDLAGLIGSTRESVTVLMGELKSAGDVGGGRRRVVLLNPCRIARAVGREKVRLPEKTLTGKPKLVPCLERASS is encoded by the coding sequence ATGACCGAATCCCTCTGGTGGCTGAAGCAGAGCGACCTCTTCCGGCGGCTCTCCTCGGAGCAGTTGGCGCGGCTCGAGGCGCAGAGCACCCGACGCACCTTCGCCCCCCGCAGCCCGCTCATGCTGCCGGCCGAGGCGACCGACAGCGTGTTCCTGCTGACCGAGGGGCTGCTGAAGGTGTCGCACGTCAGCGGCGATGGCCGGGAGTCGATCCTCGGGTACATCGAGCCGGGCGAGCTGTTCGGCGAGCTGGCGATCCTCAACGACGCCGACCGCGACGACCACGTCGAGGCGGTCGAGCGGTCTTCGGTGGTGGCCATGCCCGCCGCCGAGGTCCGGGCGTTGATGTCCGAGCACGCGGACCTGGCGGTAGCTGTCACCAGGCTGGTCGGTCTGCGTCGGCAGCGGATCGAACGGCGGCTGCGGAACCTGCTGTTCCGCTCGAACCGCGAGCGTCTGCTCCACCTGTTGTTGGACCTGGCCGAGCAGTTTGGCGCGCCGACCGAGGACGGCGTCGAGCTGCGAGTGCGGCTATCGCACCAGGACCTGGCCGGCCTGATCGGCAGCACACGCGAGTCCGTGACCGTGCTGATGGGCGAGCTCAAGTCCGCCGGCGACGTCGGCGGCGGTCGGCGGCGGGTGGTGCTGCTCAACCCCTGCCGCATCGCGCGGGCGGTGGGTAGAGAAAAGGTCCGCCTGCCCGAGAAGACGCTCACCGGCAAGCCGAAGCTGGTCCCGTGCCTGGAGCGGGCGTCGAGTTGA
- a CDS encoding zf-HC2 domain-containing protein has translation MISHPENTDAWAPCEPGCLQSLGERLRRRPSVSTAKTAGVAMAVCAAAVLAVGLAVNSVGGSEPEPAPIACHDVAAHLDDYACGACEAELRARIELHLSRCGKCAHHLKEIRTADAVPPTGRLALLASMWNASADDGVRSN, from the coding sequence ATGATCAGCCATCCCGAAAACACCGACGCCTGGGCCCCCTGTGAGCCCGGCTGCCTGCAGTCGCTCGGCGAGCGTCTGCGGCGGCGCCCCTCTGTGAGCACCGCGAAGACCGCGGGCGTGGCGATGGCGGTCTGCGCGGCCGCGGTGCTGGCGGTCGGTCTCGCGGTCAACTCGGTAGGCGGCTCGGAGCCCGAGCCCGCGCCGATCGCCTGCCACGACGTGGCCGCCCATCTCGACGACTATGCCTGCGGCGCCTGCGAGGCGGAACTGCGGGCGCGGATCGAGCTTCACCTGTCCCGCTGCGGCAAGTGCGCGCACCACCTGAAGGAGATCCGCACCGCCGACGCGGTCCCGCCCACGGGCCGGCTGGCGCTGCTCGCCTCGATGTGGAACGCGTCGGCCGACGACGGCGTGCGGTCCAACTAA